CAATGCGTGAACTTCATGGTCTCAAATGGGTGATTGTCAAAGAAGTGAAAAAACCTGGAAAAGGCAGACCTTTTAAGTTATATCAGCTGGATAAAAATATAAATACCATCATAGATCATCTGGGGAAACAGAAAGTGATGGAATCCAAGACTATGCTGGAAAATATCCAGAAACTGAAACTAATGAATATGTCCAAAAAATGATTTCATCACATCAAAGTGAAGATGAAATATAACAATGGATAGCTGAATTTTATA
Above is a genomic segment from ANME-2 cluster archaeon containing:
- a CDS encoding ArsR family transcriptional regulator, which codes for MKNQSVKVFDIADDEFADTLIGLGLKRNVAKTLTFLRNGEKVTSRDIEIASDLRQPEVSTAMRELHGLKWVIVKEVKKPGKGRPFKLYQLDKNINTIIDHLGKQKVMESKTMLENIQKLKLMNMSKK